One window from the genome of Candidatus Eisenbacteria bacterium encodes:
- the flgG gene encoding flagellar basal-body rod protein FlgG, whose amino-acid sequence MIRAMRTAATGMKAQQLNVDNIAHNLANVNTTSFKKGRVEFQDLFYQQTKVPGNPTATGEDSPANLEIGYGATPVSTQRMFTQGEMVQTGNPLDLAIEGDGFFRVVLAQGGEAYTRDGSFKLSAEGRVMTSDGYTLDPDITIPEDATAISVSSDGLVSVTLGSDTTPQPVGQLEIVRFINPAGLTALGQNIFQQTPASGEALPGTPGADGLGQLNQGYLEVSNVDIVEEMIALISAQRAYEVNSKAIKTSEDMMSMANNLTR is encoded by the coding sequence ATGATTCGAGCGATGCGGACCGCCGCCACGGGCATGAAAGCGCAACAGCTGAACGTGGACAATATCGCCCACAACCTGGCGAACGTGAACACCACCAGTTTCAAGAAGGGCCGGGTGGAGTTCCAGGATCTCTTCTACCAGCAGACCAAGGTCCCCGGAAATCCGACCGCCACCGGCGAGGACTCGCCGGCGAACCTGGAGATCGGCTACGGGGCCACTCCGGTTTCGACGCAGCGGATGTTCACCCAGGGCGAGATGGTGCAAACCGGAAACCCGCTCGATTTGGCGATCGAGGGGGACGGCTTCTTCCGCGTGGTCCTCGCCCAGGGCGGGGAGGCGTATACCCGGGACGGGAGCTTCAAGCTGAGCGCCGAAGGAAGGGTGATGACCTCCGACGGCTACACCCTCGATCCGGACATCACCATCCCCGAAGACGCGACCGCGATCAGCGTTTCCTCCGACGGGCTGGTGTCGGTCACCCTCGGATCGGACACGACCCCCCAGCCGGTCGGCCAGTTGGAGATCGTCCGCTTCATCAACCCGGCGGGCCTCACGGCCCTCGGCCAGAACATCTTCCAGCAGACGCCCGCTTCCGGCGAGGCGCTCCCCGGGACGCCCGGGGCGGACGGACTGGGACAACTCAACCAAGGTTATCTCGAGGTTTCCAACGTAGATATCGTGGAGGAAATGATCGCCCTCATTTCGGCGCAGCGCGCCTACGAGGTGAACTCGAAAGCGATCAAGACCTCCGAAGACATGATGAGCATGGCCAACAACCTGACCCGGTAG
- a CDS encoding flagellar basal body L-ring protein FlgH — protein MTRMIGIICLAAVLAAAGAEAKKGEIDPPRTVRQASLYADVKARSVGDIVTVAIVERASGSNSSKLSTRRNTQFQNNADEGTGILDFFPDFGMNAEFDRSHDGSGQLSREGRLTANMAATVTQVMPNGDLLIQGEREIGINDETEILSLSGVIRPEDIGAGNMVYSTDIANAQISYKGKGVVTSGSRPNIFVRLLSWIF, from the coding sequence ATGACTCGCATGATCGGAATCATCTGCCTCGCGGCGGTTCTCGCGGCCGCCGGGGCGGAAGCGAAAAAAGGGGAGATCGATCCGCCGCGGACGGTACGGCAGGCCTCACTCTACGCGGACGTGAAGGCCCGCTCGGTGGGCGACATCGTGACGGTCGCCATCGTGGAGAGGGCGAGCGGCAGCAACTCCTCGAAGCTCTCGACGCGGCGGAACACGCAGTTCCAGAACAACGCGGACGAGGGAACGGGGATCCTCGATTTCTTTCCCGACTTCGGCATGAACGCCGAGTTCGACAGGAGCCACGACGGCTCGGGGCAGCTCTCCCGCGAAGGGCGCCTGACGGCGAACATGGCGGCCACGGTGACCCAGGTGATGCCCAACGGCGACCTGTTGATCCAAGGGGAGCGGGAGATCGGCATCAACGACGAGACGGAGATCCTTTCCCTGAGCGGCGTGATCCGCCCCGAGGATATCGGCGCGGGGAACATGGTCTATTCGACGGACATCGCCAACGCGCAAATCTCCTACAAGGGGAAGGGCGTGGTGACCAGCGGCAGCCGGCCGAACATCTTCGTGCGGTTGCTGAGTTGGATCTTTTAG
- the flgL gene encoding flagellar hook-associated protein FlgL — MRIPSNRLSHNMMNILNNSMGRIERIQTEMATGRRIQKPSDDPRATRRLLALQQLQADNTQYQGNIADGLRWLTETENSLNEITEVLMQLKEIALQAANEVPVDRNAMASTVNELLTEFLDQSRVMIDDRYLFSGYSTSTAPYTASTTVTGEAFTAGAVGAATDLENARIESGSLVVTDLSGTVTYVEGVDYEADYETGRITLLGGGAMAEGTGYLADYETETYSSFSLADDIEGEIVRQVARDRTVNVNLVAPEVFQADVDLFEMVVGLKNQLWKDDAVGVQGLLDSIDTAIDHVTEVLGVVGTRSVSLENQQISLESNAINLESMIADLDGVDLAEAVVRLQAEQMGYEAALATSANLMQMSLVNYL; from the coding sequence ATGCGTATTCCGAGTAATCGTTTGAGCCATAACATGATGAACATCCTGAACAACTCGATGGGGCGGATCGAGCGGATCCAAACCGAAATGGCCACGGGCCGGCGCATTCAAAAGCCCTCCGACGATCCGCGGGCGACGCGGCGGCTGCTCGCGCTTCAGCAGCTGCAGGCGGACAACACCCAGTATCAGGGGAACATCGCCGACGGCCTGCGGTGGCTCACCGAGACGGAGAACTCCCTGAACGAGATCACCGAAGTGTTGATGCAGCTGAAGGAGATCGCCCTTCAGGCGGCCAACGAGGTCCCGGTGGACCGCAACGCCATGGCTTCCACGGTGAACGAGCTGCTGACGGAGTTTCTCGATCAATCCCGGGTGATGATCGACGATCGCTATCTTTTCTCCGGCTATAGCACCTCCACGGCCCCTTACACGGCGAGCACCACCGTGACCGGAGAGGCGTTCACCGCCGGCGCGGTCGGCGCGGCGACGGACCTGGAAAACGCGCGGATCGAGAGCGGGTCGCTGGTCGTCACCGACCTGAGCGGCACGGTCACCTACGTGGAGGGCGTGGATTACGAGGCGGACTACGAGACGGGGCGGATCACCCTGCTCGGGGGCGGCGCCATGGCGGAAGGAACCGGCTACCTCGCCGACTACGAGACCGAGACATACAGCTCCTTCTCCCTCGCCGACGACATCGAAGGGGAGATCGTGCGGCAGGTCGCGCGGGACCGGACCGTGAACGTGAACCTGGTCGCCCCCGAAGTCTTTCAGGCGGACGTGGATCTGTTCGAGATGGTCGTGGGGCTGAAAAACCAGCTCTGGAAGGACGACGCGGTGGGCGTGCAAGGCCTGCTCGATTCAATCGACACGGCGATCGATCACGTGACCGAGGTGCTCGGCGTGGTGGGCACGCGTTCGGTGAGCCTCGAGAACCAACAGATCTCGTTGGAGAGCAACGCCATCAACCTGGAGAGCATGATCGCCGACCTGGACGGCGTGGACCTGGCCGAGGCGGTGGTGCGCCTCCAGGCGGAGCAGATGGGATACGAAGCGGCGCTGGCCACTTCGGCCAACCTGATGCAGATGTCTCTGGTGAACTATCTCTAG
- a CDS encoding flagellar basal body P-ring protein FlgI, which translates to MNTRTFPRGFRLRIACALLAALFVAGAAHGSVRLKDMARIDVGGDLQLIGYGLVVGLDGTGDSKSSIFTMQSIANMLTRLGVTVPESKIRSRNAASVMVVTKLNRFHRKGSTVDVTLSSIGDASSLEGGTLLHTPIATPDGFVYASAQGPVSVGGFSVKGSGSDKVGQNYVLVGRVPGGAIVEREWEPDVDEEQITILLYDPDFTTAKRVAEAINGEMGGERATALDAATVVIDPTDEETVEERVALLSRIELVEVQPDAAARIVVNERTGTIVAGQHVTISAVAIAHGNLSVEIRGRPFVSQPTSFSQGETVLFEDSQVTVGEENSALTPLEEAANVGDLARALNALGVSPRDMIAIFQALKEAGALRAELRII; encoded by the coding sequence ATGAACACTCGGACTTTTCCGCGCGGTTTCCGACTCCGGATCGCCTGCGCGCTTCTGGCGGCGCTTTTCGTCGCCGGCGCGGCGCACGGCTCGGTCCGTCTCAAGGACATGGCCCGCATCGACGTGGGCGGCGATCTCCAGCTGATCGGCTACGGGCTCGTGGTCGGCCTGGACGGAACGGGCGACTCCAAGTCGTCCATCTTCACGATGCAGTCCATCGCCAACATGCTGACGCGGCTCGGCGTGACGGTCCCGGAGAGCAAGATCCGCTCGAGGAACGCGGCGTCGGTGATGGTGGTGACGAAGCTGAATCGTTTTCACCGGAAGGGTTCCACCGTCGACGTGACCCTCTCCTCCATCGGCGACGCGTCCAGCCTGGAAGGGGGAACGCTTCTCCACACGCCGATCGCGACGCCGGACGGTTTCGTGTACGCAAGCGCCCAGGGGCCCGTGTCGGTGGGTGGTTTCTCGGTGAAGGGTTCGGGGAGCGACAAGGTGGGGCAGAACTACGTGCTCGTCGGCCGCGTCCCCGGCGGCGCCATCGTGGAGCGGGAGTGGGAGCCGGATGTGGACGAGGAACAAATCACGATCCTTTTGTACGACCCGGACTTCACGACCGCCAAGCGGGTCGCCGAGGCGATCAACGGTGAGATGGGCGGCGAAAGGGCGACGGCGCTCGACGCCGCCACGGTGGTGATCGATCCCACCGACGAGGAGACGGTGGAGGAACGGGTGGCGCTCCTTTCCCGGATCGAGTTGGTGGAAGTACAGCCGGACGCGGCCGCGCGGATCGTGGTGAACGAGCGGACCGGCACGATCGTCGCCGGGCAGCACGTGACCATCTCGGCGGTGGCGATCGCCCACGGCAATCTCTCGGTGGAGATCCGGGGACGGCCCTTCGTTTCCCAGCCCACCTCCTTCTCGCAGGGGGAGACGGTCCTCTTCGAGGATTCGCAGGTTACGGTGGGCGAGGAGAACAGCGCCCTCACGCCGTTGGAAGAGGCGGCGAACGTGGGGGACCTGGCCCGCGCGCTGAACGCGCTCGGCGTGAGCCCCCGGGACATGATCGCCATTTTCCAGGCGTTGAAGGAAGCGGGAGCGCTTCGCGCCGAGCTGAGGATTATCTGA
- a CDS encoding transglycosylase SLT domain-containing protein translates to MSDGEEPAGAGLMTEVMDEHLAREIATQGGIGLGDALERQFASRFDPDAPVRYRNVVSPVRSLPIPDGYAAAGEPAEPDTIEGRVERYDEIIREAASAFELEPELLRAVIAQESAGRPEATSPKGAKGLMQLMDGTAEEMGVRDSFDPEQNIRGGARYLRGLLDRFSGDLEKALAGYNAGPGAVERHDGVPPYRETRDYVSRVKRRMGRTDQEEAD, encoded by the coding sequence ATGAGCGACGGCGAGGAACCGGCCGGCGCGGGGTTGATGACGGAAGTGATGGACGAGCACCTCGCACGAGAGATCGCCACCCAGGGGGGTATCGGTCTCGGCGACGCGCTGGAGCGCCAGTTCGCCTCCCGTTTTGATCCCGACGCGCCCGTCCGCTACCGGAACGTCGTCTCTCCCGTCCGGTCGCTGCCGATCCCGGACGGGTACGCGGCGGCGGGCGAACCGGCCGAACCGGACACGATCGAGGGGCGCGTGGAGCGCTACGACGAGATCATCCGCGAGGCGGCCTCCGCGTTCGAGTTGGAGCCGGAACTCCTGCGCGCCGTGATCGCCCAAGAATCGGCGGGCCGTCCCGAGGCGACGTCGCCCAAGGGGGCCAAGGGCCTGATGCAGTTGATGGACGGCACGGCGGAGGAGATGGGCGTGCGGGATTCCTTTGACCCCGAACAAAACATCCGGGGCGGCGCCCGTTACCTGCGGGGCTTGCTCGACCGCTTTTCCGGCGACCTGGAAAAGGCGCTGGCGGGATACAACGCGGGTCCCGGCGCGGTGGAACGCCACGACGGCGTGCCTCCTTACCGGGAGACGCGGGATTACGTGAGCCGCGTGAAACGGCGGATGGGCCGAACCGATCAAGAGGAGGCGGACTAG
- a CDS encoding flagellar assembly protein FliW: MRVETTRFGALEAGEEEFLGFPDGLYGFGDVHRYLVVNRRGESPFQWLQSVDRPDLAFVVLDPSLFCPGYRIDLSAEDRQALGWDGRSALDVWVVVGVPDNPEKMTANLKGPIIVNRARRIGRQVILPGDEWSPRHNVIDGIRGERRAVFGG, translated from the coding sequence ATGCGAGTGGAAACGACGCGCTTCGGAGCCTTGGAGGCCGGCGAGGAAGAATTCCTGGGCTTTCCCGATGGCCTCTACGGATTCGGCGACGTTCATCGCTACCTGGTCGTGAACCGGCGCGGAGAATCGCCTTTCCAATGGCTCCAGTCGGTGGACCGCCCGGATCTCGCCTTCGTGGTGCTCGACCCGTCCCTCTTTTGTCCCGGTTACCGCATCGACCTCTCCGCCGAGGACCGGCAGGCGCTCGGTTGGGACGGGCGGAGCGCGTTGGACGTGTGGGTCGTGGTGGGCGTGCCGGACAACCCGGAGAAGATGACCGCCAATCTGAAGGGGCCGATCATTGTGAACCGCGCGAGGCGGATCGGCCGTCAGGTGATCCTTCCCGGTGACGAGTGGTCGCCGCGGCACAACGTGATCGATGGGATCCGCGGCGAGAGACGCGCGGTCTTCGGGGGATAA
- a CDS encoding flagellar protein FlgN produces the protein MEAMLGDLRTLLSRQVENLRDLEAVLREQRGILAKRDVPGILESIEKQERCLERVQAIDRSRKELMTRISGELGVDPGGMTLKKLAENVDPEAGAELRSMGEAIRATLEDIGRVNRHNRRLIQNSLAFIRELLGVVGGKGPEKRTYGSSGDLEPGGALYALVDRTT, from the coding sequence GTGGAGGCCATGTTGGGCGATCTCCGGACACTCCTCTCCCGGCAGGTTGAGAACCTCCGCGACTTAGAGGCCGTGCTTCGCGAGCAGCGCGGCATTTTAGCCAAGAGGGACGTGCCGGGGATTCTGGAGAGCATAGAGAAGCAGGAGCGTTGCCTGGAGCGGGTCCAGGCGATCGACCGCTCCCGGAAGGAACTGATGACGCGGATCTCCGGCGAGCTGGGCGTCGATCCGGGAGGAATGACCCTGAAGAAACTCGCCGAGAACGTGGATCCGGAGGCCGGCGCGGAGCTGCGGTCCATGGGCGAGGCGATCCGCGCCACACTCGAAGACATCGGCCGGGTGAACCGGCACAACCGACGACTGATCCAGAACTCCCTCGCTTTTATTCGGGAACTGCTCGGCGTCGTCGGCGGCAAGGGCCCGGAGAAGAGGACCTACGGATCCTCGGGCGATTTAGAGCCGGGCGGGGCGCTGTACGCGCTGGTGGATCGAACCACCTGA
- a CDS encoding flagellar hook basal-body protein yields MADGIQLAGASMIRQQVRQDMLASNLANLSTPGFKATRVFQDVLSDVDAGAARNAEGAQRVYIDFSQGTIRPTGADLDMALEGEGFFTVLTPNGERYTRDGGFGLSGDGTLVDRSEYPVLGESGPIVLDGARTIEVDESGEIFAGGESIGRLEIKNFTNTEELRHEGAGLFAPRPGARLQETEPDVRVHQRCLEDSNVNTIDETIRMTTLLRGYEASQRMLQLQNEALGRVVNELVQG; encoded by the coding sequence ATGGCGGACGGAATTCAACTGGCCGGCGCTTCGATGATTCGCCAGCAGGTCCGGCAAGACATGCTGGCAAGCAATCTGGCGAATCTTTCCACGCCCGGTTTCAAGGCGACACGCGTTTTTCAGGATGTCCTGAGCGATGTCGACGCGGGAGCGGCCCGGAACGCGGAGGGCGCCCAGCGCGTCTACATCGATTTTTCGCAGGGAACGATCCGGCCCACGGGCGCGGACCTGGACATGGCGCTCGAGGGGGAGGGATTTTTCACGGTCCTCACGCCGAACGGCGAGCGCTATACGAGGGACGGCGGCTTCGGGCTCTCCGGCGACGGCACTCTGGTGGACCGGTCCGAATACCCGGTCCTCGGTGAGAGCGGCCCCATCGTATTGGATGGCGCGAGGACGATCGAGGTGGACGAGTCGGGGGAGATCTTCGCCGGCGGAGAATCGATCGGGCGCCTGGAGATCAAGAACTTCACGAACACGGAAGAATTGAGGCACGAAGGAGCGGGGCTCTTTGCGCCCCGCCCAGGCGCGCGGCTTCAGGAGACGGAGCCGGACGTACGGGTTCATCAGCGTTGTCTGGAGGACTCGAACGTCAACACGATAGACGAGACGATCCGGATGACCACGCTGCTTCGCGGATACGAAGCGAGTCAACGCATGTTGCAGCTCCAAAACGAGGCGCTCGGGCGCGTCGTCAACGAGCTGGTCCAGGGATAG
- the flgA gene encoding flagellar basal body P-ring formation protein FlgA, with translation MKVRNAVQGWRVPYVSSLLCFLLCAAFATAAAEPVTEQAVRAAVESRVREAFAGRGETEVLCGRVPALGDLEGEELSLRAELLRDPMARGPVIVTVDFLRDGERIGRKAVSAEVRVWKNVAVAARRIGRHEVIDAASVRFDRVDLRALGDRPFAETERLTGLRARRMLPEGAAIVAGAVEAVPVVQRGDKVILMASVGGITVSASAVCQDDGAEGERVAVKNDRSGKRLTGVVMGQGLVWVDISALPGWGG, from the coding sequence ATGAAGGTTCGAAACGCCGTCCAGGGATGGAGAGTTCCGTACGTTTCCTCTCTCCTCTGTTTTCTTCTCTGCGCCGCCTTCGCGACCGCCGCCGCCGAACCGGTGACGGAGCAGGCGGTGCGCGCCGCCGTGGAGTCCCGGGTTCGCGAGGCTTTCGCCGGCCGGGGGGAAACGGAGGTGCTCTGCGGTCGTGTGCCGGCGCTCGGCGATCTGGAGGGGGAGGAGCTGAGCCTGCGGGCCGAGCTGCTTCGCGACCCGATGGCGCGCGGGCCGGTGATCGTTACCGTCGACTTTTTGCGCGACGGCGAACGGATCGGCCGAAAGGCCGTTTCCGCGGAGGTTCGGGTCTGGAAGAACGTGGCCGTGGCGGCGCGACGGATCGGTCGCCACGAGGTGATCGACGCCGCTTCGGTGCGCTTCGACCGCGTGGACCTGCGCGCTCTTGGCGACCGCCCCTTCGCCGAGACGGAACGCCTGACCGGTCTACGGGCGCGGCGGATGCTGCCCGAGGGGGCGGCGATCGTGGCGGGCGCGGTCGAGGCGGTTCCGGTGGTGCAGCGCGGCGACAAGGTGATCTTGATGGCGAGCGTCGGCGGAATCACCGTCTCCGCGAGCGCCGTTTGTCAGGACGACGGCGCCGAGGGGGAGCGCGTGGCCGTGAAAAACGATCGAAGCGGAAAGAGGCTCACCGGCGTGGTGATGGGCCAAGGCCTTGTTTGGGTCGACATCAGCGCCCTACCCGGGTGGGGAGGATGA
- the flgK gene encoding flagellar hook-associated protein FlgK — MLSLNASLEIARRALQTQQLAMSVIGTNIANVNTPGYSRRRTVFQSGIEIETGVGTVGAGAEIVNIERIRDATIDTLFRKHNSNYGKWGGLRNHLSKVETVLNEPNVGSLGNAMEAFWGSWYDLSMEPENQAARAQVRELGKQLTSSFHELHGHLLDLQSNLTDEIEAHIDEINGISERLAQLNTMIMEGEFGGHGASGLRDERDLLLDQLSEIVNIQVDEQLDGSTTVMMGSQVLVQRYTGRQLVLATGTDRTAHSTEIMWRDSNQEASFSSGLLSGYITARDDKIQGYIDDLDELAAAFVGQVNTLHAAGFGLDGGTGRNFFNPERTGAAVIDLDTAILCGLDSIAASTGGLEGDGNQALLIANLKNGLVMESGSATISTFYNAMVGRIGFDSQEAASFADAEEFLLLDIDNQKLGVSGVSLDEEMTNLLAYQHAYEAMVQVTSTIDEMMASLIQNLG; from the coding sequence ATGCTCAGCCTGAACGCGAGTCTGGAAATCGCGCGGCGGGCGCTGCAGACACAGCAACTCGCCATGAGCGTGATCGGCACCAACATCGCCAACGTCAACACGCCGGGCTATTCGCGCCGCCGCACCGTGTTCCAGTCCGGAATCGAGATCGAAACGGGCGTGGGGACCGTCGGCGCGGGCGCGGAGATCGTCAACATCGAGCGAATCCGCGACGCGACCATCGACACGCTTTTCCGGAAGCACAACAGCAACTACGGCAAGTGGGGAGGGCTCCGGAACCACCTGAGCAAGGTGGAGACGGTTCTCAACGAGCCGAACGTCGGAAGCCTCGGCAATGCCATGGAGGCTTTCTGGGGGTCCTGGTACGACCTCTCCATGGAGCCGGAGAACCAGGCGGCGCGCGCGCAGGTGCGGGAGCTGGGGAAACAGCTGACCAGCAGTTTCCACGAACTGCACGGCCACCTGCTCGATCTCCAGAGCAACCTGACCGACGAAATCGAAGCGCACATCGACGAGATCAACGGGATCTCGGAACGGTTGGCCCAGCTCAACACGATGATCATGGAGGGGGAGTTCGGCGGCCACGGGGCCAGCGGACTGCGCGACGAGCGCGATCTTCTGCTGGATCAGCTTTCGGAGATCGTGAACATCCAGGTGGACGAGCAGCTGGACGGCTCGACCACGGTGATGATGGGCTCTCAGGTTCTCGTACAGCGCTACACGGGAAGGCAACTGGTTCTGGCGACGGGCACCGACAGGACGGCTCATTCGACGGAGATCATGTGGCGCGATTCGAACCAGGAAGCCAGTTTCAGCAGCGGTTTGCTGAGCGGTTACATCACCGCTCGGGACGATAAAATCCAGGGATACATCGACGATCTGGACGAGCTGGCCGCCGCCTTCGTGGGGCAGGTGAACACGTTGCACGCCGCGGGATTCGGGTTGGACGGCGGCACGGGCCGCAACTTCTTCAACCCGGAGAGAACGGGAGCCGCCGTCATCGATCTCGATACGGCGATTCTCTGCGGTCTGGATTCCATCGCCGCGTCCACCGGCGGGTTGGAGGGGGACGGCAACCAGGCATTGCTCATCGCCAACCTGAAAAACGGCCTCGTGATGGAGAGCGGTTCGGCCACCATCAGCACCTTCTACAACGCGATGGTGGGCCGGATCGGCTTCGACTCCCAAGAAGCGGCCTCCTTCGCCGACGCGGAAGAGTTCCTGCTGCTGGACATCGACAACCAGAAACTGGGCGTCAGCGGCGTGTCTCTGGACGAGGAGATGACGAACCTCCTCGCCTATCAGCACGCCTACGAGGCGATGGTGCAGGTTACGAGCACCATCGACGAGATGATGGCGTCCCTGATTCAGAACCTCGGTTAG